Proteins encoded within one genomic window of Tachysurus vachellii isolate PV-2020 chromosome 16, HZAU_Pvac_v1, whole genome shotgun sequence:
- the LOC132859175 gene encoding protein mono-ADP-ribosyltransferase PARP12-like isoform X2, which yields MPCEIQIQVLQHFGHVWEVDFRMVDESSVIKVICDGLGCVEYEELLEKLGGDDVENVINNKDIFTVIQQNKSKKILVTSKIRRCKPSECQERCTDLHLCKFGLLGQCNMQRCKYGHSLRTEHNSRALREHGLQDLNKDQLRVLLLQNDSSLLPNVCVSYNKGSGDFGNCPDKEACVRLHVCERYIRGLCDGNECKRCHDFHEPHPSETLRARGIASHLIGSLLQIYQNILTLKDHRYAQDKYGARNRENPKSQQPSNRAKVPESLHSNRAVNEICRSFIRGCCKYGEKCWRVHFGLPYKWEVEVDEVWIDLPDNEVIERDYCDPAKIHSVGLEPVCFDTMEQGEHRVRRLSTVSSVIDPTFTHTTKWIWYWENEYHKWIKYGSIKEMHRLSSITCEELEKNYLHFLEDSSHDLVKFTAGKQCYELNFRTMKQRNEMSNTERPVRRRPWFVSVFDARIARPRRGPNSYIGVPGFWDKTAVCESGYQRVLLDSSHKDFVRVQEHFNKTMRDFNILTVERVQNKELWEDFQTKKERMKKANSDKKYGEAERLLFHGTNTKNIDAICRQNFDMRVSGVNATVYGQGSYFAKDAKYSNDYTDHCGERCMFACRVLVGQYTKGVSHYRRPPAKDAAGNLYDSCVNDVRNPTIYVVFDRSQVYPEFLITYEKSSFPKDINVLFDSVFDMSKTAESETSTSSSDKAHITTSDSASTGMMLAAAGIPSALDSPLNPVKDVSSDPQRDDEMILIERIKIESSSHNARSIRSGSASTGEMLAAAGIPSALDSPLNPGEDVCSDCKNDDGMILIDTLDVILTSPESELSIQSKPPRRLTSLSRLLKESDQGLHASDTNTDFFSSDHLLIAARPSLTDSSVLSGNVTYGRETFNLETKRTSQRSRQDSQNSATLRTPDFDKSGTDTLDPIFCSSDKAKIFHAYSKTESETSSKTSSAQKQSLDMFSDIFDVNQTASELRTRSPQKEYITSSAENLITLETFPVPSHSNNQLLSSVKLSVTDKSIHYNIRSDSVTKQRSPQHDSPAARTGVAAGFSHPLLSTTASSTARNLSTNASSAGSHTAKKTKILTINTPSSSSSNKQYCSDGSLSSSSVSFNERQPSALSSIQNPSKSTNPQQASQQTKILDARSEQKQKCKLQ from the exons ATGCCTTGTGAGATTCAGATTCAGGTGCTTCAACATTTTGGACACGTTTGGGAAGTGGATTTCAGAATGGTGGACGAATCAAGCGTTATTAAAGTAATCTGCGATGGTCTCGGGTGTGTGGAGTATGAAGAGCTTTTGGAGAAGCTGGGAGGGGATGATGTAGAAAATGTGATCAACAACAAGGATATTTTTACTGTTATACAACAAAACAAGAGCAAAAAAATCCTGGTCACTAGTAAAATTAGGCGCTGCAAACCAAGTGAGTGCCAGGAGAGATGTACAGACCTGCATCTATGTAAATTTGGCCTTCTGGGACAATGCAACAT GCAAAGATGTAAATACGGCCACAGTCTGAGGACGGAGCACAATTCCAGAGCTTTACGTGAACACGGCTTACAAGATCTGAACAAAGATCAACTGCGTGTGCTGTTGCTACAGAATGACAGCTCCCTGTTGCCCAAC GTCTGTGTCTCATACAACAAAGGCAGTGGTGACTTTGGGAACTGTCCTGATAAGGAGGCCTGTGTGCGTCTCCATGTCTGCGAGAGGTACATTCGAGGACTGTGTGACGGCAACGAGTGCAAACGATGCCATGATTTCCACGAACCTCATCCGTCAGAAACGCTGCGAGCCAGAGGAATAGCCAGTCACCTGATAGGATCCCTTCTGCAGATTTATCAGAATATTCTGACACTAAAGGACCACAGATATGCTCAGGATAAATACGGTGCCAGAAACAGAGAGAACCCTAAATCCCAGCAACCCAGCAACAGGGCCAAAGTGCCCGAGTCCTTACATAGTAACAGAG CAGTAAATGAGATTTGCCGGTCATTTATCAGAGGATGCTGCAAATACGGag AAAAATGCTGGCGTGTCCATTTTGGCCTTCCTTATAAATgggaggtggaggtggatgAGGTTTGGATCGACTTACCTGACAACGAAGTGATAGAAAGAGACTACTGCGATCCAGCCAAGATCCACAG TGTTGGCCTTGAGCCTGTGTGTTTTGACACAATGGAGCAGGGAGAGCACAGGGTCCGGCGTCTCTCTACGGTGTCTTCAGTGATTGATCCCACCTTCACCCATACCACCAAGTGGATCTGGTACTGGGAGAACGAGTATCACAAATGGATCAAGTATGGATCAATA AAGGAGATGCATAGGCTGTCCTCCATCACCTGTGAGGAGCTGGAGAAAAACTACCTCCACTTCTTGGAGGACAGCAGCCATGACCTGGTTAAATTCACCGCTGGTAAACAGTGTTACGAGCTGAATTTCAGAA CTATGAAGCAGAGGAATGAAATGAGTAACACAGAGAGACCGGTTCGACGTCGGCCGTGGTTTGTTTCTGTCTTCGATGCCCGGATTGCTAGACCCAG AAGAGGTCCAAACTCTTATATAGGTGTCCCAGGTTTCTGGGATAAAACTGCAGTATGTGAATCTGGATATCAG CGAGTCTTGCTTGACTCGTCTCACAAGGACTTTGTCAGGGTACAAGAACATTTCAACAAGACTATGAGAGACTTTAACATCCTCACTGTCGAACGAGTACAGAACAAGGAGTTATGGGAGGATTTTCAGAC GAAAAAAGAGCGAATGAAAAAAGCAAACAGCGACAAGAAATACGGTGAGGCAGAGCGTCTGTTATTCCACGGCACCAACACCAAGAACATCGATGCTATATGTCGCCAGAACTTTGACATGAGGGTGTCTGGAGTCAACGCGACAGTGTACGGACAAG GAAGTTACTTTGCCAAGGATGCGAAGTATTCCAATGATTACACGGACCACTGTGGAGAAAGATGCATGTTTGCATGCAGAGTGCTGGTTGGACAGTACACTAAAGGTGTGTCGCATTACCGCAGGCCTCCAGCTAAAGATGCAGCAGGAAATCTTTATGACAGCTGTGTAAATGACGTACGCAATCCCACCATTTATGTAGTGTTTGATCGCTCTCAGGTTTACCCAGAATTCCTGATTACATATGAGAAATCCAGCTTCCCTAAAGATATCAATGTTCTTTTCGATTCTGTCTTTGATATGAGCAAAACAGCAGAAAGTGAAACTAGCACAAGCTCATCTGATAAGGCGCACATCACCACCTCTGATTCAGCTAGCACAGGAATGATGTTAGCCGCTGCGGGCATACCCAGTGCCCTGGATTCACCACTAAATCCGGTTAAAGATGTGTCTTCAGATCCTCAGAGGGATGATGAGATGATTCTGATAGAACGCATAAAGATAGAAAGCTCATCTCACAATGCAAGAAGCATCAGGTCAGGTTCAGCTAGCACAGGAGAGATGTTAGCCGCTGCAGGTATCCCCAGTGCCCTGGATTCACCACTAAATCCAGGCGAAGATGTGTGTTCAGATTGTAAAAATGATGACGGAATGATTCTGATAGACACCCTAGATGTAATCCTCACATCTCCGGAAAGTGAGCTATCAATTCAATCAAAGCCACCACGGCGTTTAACTTCCCTCAGCAGGTTGCTAAAAGAGTCAGATCAGGGCTTGCATGCATCTGATACAAACACAGATTTCTTCAGTTCAGATCATTTGCTTATTGCTGCTAGACCTAGCCTGACAGATTCCAGTGTTCTGTCTGGGAATGTTACTTATGGACGAGAGACTTTTAACTTAGAAACTAAAAGAACATCTCAGAGATCACGGCAAGATTCACAAAATTCTGCAACTCTCAGAACCCCAGATTTTGATAAGTCAGGCACGGACACTTTGGATCCAATCTTCTGTTCTTCAGACAAGGCCAAGATCTTTCATGCTTATTCAAAGACGGAGAGCGAAACCTCCAGTAAAACTAGTTCAGCACAAAAGCAGTCGCTTGACATGTTCTCTGACATCTTTGACGTGAACCAGACAGCAAGTGAGCTTAGAACACGATCACCTCAGAAGGAATACATCACTAGTTCAGCTGAAAACTTGATTACACTGGAGACGTTTCCGGTTCCTTCGCATTCAAATAATCAGTTGTTGAGCTCAGTTAAGCTTAGCGTAACAGATAAAAGTATACACTATAATATTAGGTCAGACTCGGTCACCAAACAGAGATCTCCACAGCACGATTCACCTGCAGCTCGCACGGGAGTCGCGGCCGGTTTTTCCCATCCGCTTTTATCCACTACAGCAAGTTCTACAGCTAGAAATCTAAGCACCAACGCTTCTTCTGCCGGCAGtcatacagcaaaaaaaaccaaaatctTAACGATTAACACACCCAGTTCCTCTTCATCTAATAAGCAGTATTGCTCTGATGGCTCCTTGTCAAGTTCTTCAGTTTCCTTTAATGAAAGGCAGCCTTCTGCTCTCTCCAGTATACAAAATCCATCAAAAAGCACAAACCCTCAACAAGCATCGCAGCAGACGAAAATCTTAGACGCTCGAAGCGAGCAGAAACAAAAGTGTAAGCTGcagtga
- the LOC132858755 gene encoding polyadenylate-binding protein 4-like yields MFNFELLLERPMRVMWSRFERTLNWTNGSNIIIKNLDKSIQSVDLFDTFSVFGKIVSCKVVESKGYGYVQYESQEAAASAIKRLNGMLLNNQYVTIEYFKYRDERKPEARPQHQDNNLFIKNLDYTINDECLRTVFAEFGTIISAKVMMENGLSKGFGFVSFTSSQEATTAQKALNGKMWGKKQVYVGVALRKEERQSQLEHEKAQKMLTGHPSEDIVPGFETAPLVDTVQGFETAPSEDSVPLQL; encoded by the exons ATGTTCAACTTTGAACTTCTTCTGGAGAGACCCATGCGTGTGATGTGGTCTCGCTTTGAACGGACGCTGAACTGGACCAACGGGAgcaacatcatcatcaagaaCTTGGACAAGTCCATTCAGAGCGTTGACCTGTTTGACACCTTCTCAGTGTTTGGGAAGATCGTGTCATGCAAG GTTGTGGAATCAAAGGGATACGGCTATGTCCAATATGAGTCACAGGAGGCAGCTGCGTCGGCCATCAAGCGGCTCAACGGGATGCTGCTGAACAACCAATACGT CACCATTGAGTATTTTAAGTACCGTGATGAGCGCAAACCTGAGGCTCGCCCCCAACACCAGGACAATAACCTGTTCATCAAAAACCTCGATTACACCATCAATGACGAGTGTTTGCGTACGGTGTTCGCAGAGTTTGGGACCATCATTAGTGCAAAG GTGATGATGGAGAATGGACTGTCCAAAGGATTCGGCTTCGTGAGCTTCACTTCATCGCAGGAAGCCACGACTGCCCAGAAAGCACTGAACGGCAAGATGTGGGGCAAAAAGCAGGTGTATGTGGGAGTGGCCCTGCGAAAAGAAGAACGCCAGTCACAGCTTGAACATGAAAAGGCTCAGAAAATGTTGACAGGACATCCTTCTGAGGACATCGTCCCAGGCTTTGAGACAGCTCCCCTTGTGGACACCGTCCAAGGCTTTGAGACTGCTCCTTCTGAGGACTCCGTCCCA CTCCAGCTATAG
- the LOC132859175 gene encoding protein mono-ADP-ribosyltransferase PARP12-like isoform X1: protein MPCEIQIQVLQHFGHVWEVDFRMVDESSVIKVICDGLGCVEYEELLEKLGGDDVENVINNKDIFTVIQQNKSKKILVTSKIRRCKPSECQERCTDLHLCKFGLLGQCNMQRCKYGHSLRTEHNSRALREHGLQDLNKDQLRVLLLQNDSSLLPNVCVSYNKGSGDFGNCPDKEACVRLHVCERYIRGLCDGNECKRCHDFHEPHPSETLRARGIASHLIGSLLQIYQNILTLKDHRYAQDKYGARNRENPKSQQPSNRAKVPESLHSNRAVNEICRSFIRGCCKYGAEKCWRVHFGLPYKWEVEVDEVWIDLPDNEVIERDYCDPAKIHSVGLEPVCFDTMEQGEHRVRRLSTVSSVIDPTFTHTTKWIWYWENEYHKWIKYGSIKEMHRLSSITCEELEKNYLHFLEDSSHDLVKFTAGKQCYELNFRTMKQRNEMSNTERPVRRRPWFVSVFDARIARPRRGPNSYIGVPGFWDKTAVCESGYQRVLLDSSHKDFVRVQEHFNKTMRDFNILTVERVQNKELWEDFQTKKERMKKANSDKKYGEAERLLFHGTNTKNIDAICRQNFDMRVSGVNATVYGQGSYFAKDAKYSNDYTDHCGERCMFACRVLVGQYTKGVSHYRRPPAKDAAGNLYDSCVNDVRNPTIYVVFDRSQVYPEFLITYEKSSFPKDINVLFDSVFDMSKTAESETSTSSSDKAHITTSDSASTGMMLAAAGIPSALDSPLNPVKDVSSDPQRDDEMILIERIKIESSSHNARSIRSGSASTGEMLAAAGIPSALDSPLNPGEDVCSDCKNDDGMILIDTLDVILTSPESELSIQSKPPRRLTSLSRLLKESDQGLHASDTNTDFFSSDHLLIAARPSLTDSSVLSGNVTYGRETFNLETKRTSQRSRQDSQNSATLRTPDFDKSGTDTLDPIFCSSDKAKIFHAYSKTESETSSKTSSAQKQSLDMFSDIFDVNQTASELRTRSPQKEYITSSAENLITLETFPVPSHSNNQLLSSVKLSVTDKSIHYNIRSDSVTKQRSPQHDSPAARTGVAAGFSHPLLSTTASSTARNLSTNASSAGSHTAKKTKILTINTPSSSSSNKQYCSDGSLSSSSVSFNERQPSALSSIQNPSKSTNPQQASQQTKILDARSEQKQKCKLQ from the exons ATGCCTTGTGAGATTCAGATTCAGGTGCTTCAACATTTTGGACACGTTTGGGAAGTGGATTTCAGAATGGTGGACGAATCAAGCGTTATTAAAGTAATCTGCGATGGTCTCGGGTGTGTGGAGTATGAAGAGCTTTTGGAGAAGCTGGGAGGGGATGATGTAGAAAATGTGATCAACAACAAGGATATTTTTACTGTTATACAACAAAACAAGAGCAAAAAAATCCTGGTCACTAGTAAAATTAGGCGCTGCAAACCAAGTGAGTGCCAGGAGAGATGTACAGACCTGCATCTATGTAAATTTGGCCTTCTGGGACAATGCAACAT GCAAAGATGTAAATACGGCCACAGTCTGAGGACGGAGCACAATTCCAGAGCTTTACGTGAACACGGCTTACAAGATCTGAACAAAGATCAACTGCGTGTGCTGTTGCTACAGAATGACAGCTCCCTGTTGCCCAAC GTCTGTGTCTCATACAACAAAGGCAGTGGTGACTTTGGGAACTGTCCTGATAAGGAGGCCTGTGTGCGTCTCCATGTCTGCGAGAGGTACATTCGAGGACTGTGTGACGGCAACGAGTGCAAACGATGCCATGATTTCCACGAACCTCATCCGTCAGAAACGCTGCGAGCCAGAGGAATAGCCAGTCACCTGATAGGATCCCTTCTGCAGATTTATCAGAATATTCTGACACTAAAGGACCACAGATATGCTCAGGATAAATACGGTGCCAGAAACAGAGAGAACCCTAAATCCCAGCAACCCAGCAACAGGGCCAAAGTGCCCGAGTCCTTACATAGTAACAGAG CAGTAAATGAGATTTGCCGGTCATTTATCAGAGGATGCTGCAAATACGGag CAGAAAAATGCTGGCGTGTCCATTTTGGCCTTCCTTATAAATgggaggtggaggtggatgAGGTTTGGATCGACTTACCTGACAACGAAGTGATAGAAAGAGACTACTGCGATCCAGCCAAGATCCACAG TGTTGGCCTTGAGCCTGTGTGTTTTGACACAATGGAGCAGGGAGAGCACAGGGTCCGGCGTCTCTCTACGGTGTCTTCAGTGATTGATCCCACCTTCACCCATACCACCAAGTGGATCTGGTACTGGGAGAACGAGTATCACAAATGGATCAAGTATGGATCAATA AAGGAGATGCATAGGCTGTCCTCCATCACCTGTGAGGAGCTGGAGAAAAACTACCTCCACTTCTTGGAGGACAGCAGCCATGACCTGGTTAAATTCACCGCTGGTAAACAGTGTTACGAGCTGAATTTCAGAA CTATGAAGCAGAGGAATGAAATGAGTAACACAGAGAGACCGGTTCGACGTCGGCCGTGGTTTGTTTCTGTCTTCGATGCCCGGATTGCTAGACCCAG AAGAGGTCCAAACTCTTATATAGGTGTCCCAGGTTTCTGGGATAAAACTGCAGTATGTGAATCTGGATATCAG CGAGTCTTGCTTGACTCGTCTCACAAGGACTTTGTCAGGGTACAAGAACATTTCAACAAGACTATGAGAGACTTTAACATCCTCACTGTCGAACGAGTACAGAACAAGGAGTTATGGGAGGATTTTCAGAC GAAAAAAGAGCGAATGAAAAAAGCAAACAGCGACAAGAAATACGGTGAGGCAGAGCGTCTGTTATTCCACGGCACCAACACCAAGAACATCGATGCTATATGTCGCCAGAACTTTGACATGAGGGTGTCTGGAGTCAACGCGACAGTGTACGGACAAG GAAGTTACTTTGCCAAGGATGCGAAGTATTCCAATGATTACACGGACCACTGTGGAGAAAGATGCATGTTTGCATGCAGAGTGCTGGTTGGACAGTACACTAAAGGTGTGTCGCATTACCGCAGGCCTCCAGCTAAAGATGCAGCAGGAAATCTTTATGACAGCTGTGTAAATGACGTACGCAATCCCACCATTTATGTAGTGTTTGATCGCTCTCAGGTTTACCCAGAATTCCTGATTACATATGAGAAATCCAGCTTCCCTAAAGATATCAATGTTCTTTTCGATTCTGTCTTTGATATGAGCAAAACAGCAGAAAGTGAAACTAGCACAAGCTCATCTGATAAGGCGCACATCACCACCTCTGATTCAGCTAGCACAGGAATGATGTTAGCCGCTGCGGGCATACCCAGTGCCCTGGATTCACCACTAAATCCGGTTAAAGATGTGTCTTCAGATCCTCAGAGGGATGATGAGATGATTCTGATAGAACGCATAAAGATAGAAAGCTCATCTCACAATGCAAGAAGCATCAGGTCAGGTTCAGCTAGCACAGGAGAGATGTTAGCCGCTGCAGGTATCCCCAGTGCCCTGGATTCACCACTAAATCCAGGCGAAGATGTGTGTTCAGATTGTAAAAATGATGACGGAATGATTCTGATAGACACCCTAGATGTAATCCTCACATCTCCGGAAAGTGAGCTATCAATTCAATCAAAGCCACCACGGCGTTTAACTTCCCTCAGCAGGTTGCTAAAAGAGTCAGATCAGGGCTTGCATGCATCTGATACAAACACAGATTTCTTCAGTTCAGATCATTTGCTTATTGCTGCTAGACCTAGCCTGACAGATTCCAGTGTTCTGTCTGGGAATGTTACTTATGGACGAGAGACTTTTAACTTAGAAACTAAAAGAACATCTCAGAGATCACGGCAAGATTCACAAAATTCTGCAACTCTCAGAACCCCAGATTTTGATAAGTCAGGCACGGACACTTTGGATCCAATCTTCTGTTCTTCAGACAAGGCCAAGATCTTTCATGCTTATTCAAAGACGGAGAGCGAAACCTCCAGTAAAACTAGTTCAGCACAAAAGCAGTCGCTTGACATGTTCTCTGACATCTTTGACGTGAACCAGACAGCAAGTGAGCTTAGAACACGATCACCTCAGAAGGAATACATCACTAGTTCAGCTGAAAACTTGATTACACTGGAGACGTTTCCGGTTCCTTCGCATTCAAATAATCAGTTGTTGAGCTCAGTTAAGCTTAGCGTAACAGATAAAAGTATACACTATAATATTAGGTCAGACTCGGTCACCAAACAGAGATCTCCACAGCACGATTCACCTGCAGCTCGCACGGGAGTCGCGGCCGGTTTTTCCCATCCGCTTTTATCCACTACAGCAAGTTCTACAGCTAGAAATCTAAGCACCAACGCTTCTTCTGCCGGCAGtcatacagcaaaaaaaaccaaaatctTAACGATTAACACACCCAGTTCCTCTTCATCTAATAAGCAGTATTGCTCTGATGGCTCCTTGTCAAGTTCTTCAGTTTCCTTTAATGAAAGGCAGCCTTCTGCTCTCTCCAGTATACAAAATCCATCAAAAAGCACAAACCCTCAACAAGCATCGCAGCAGACGAAAATCTTAGACGCTCGAAGCGAGCAGAAACAAAAGTGTAAGCTGcagtga